A genomic segment from Halobellus litoreus encodes:
- a CDS encoding ABC transporter ATP-binding protein, which produces MSGITLDTVRKEFGDSEGKIVAVEDVDLEIQDGEFLVLVGPSGCGKTTTLRCIAGLEDVTSGTITFGDRDVTDLRARDRDVAMVFQNYALYPHMNVRKNIGFGLKLSTQQTAAAIDEQVEDVAEMLGIEDLLSQKPKELSGGQQQRVALGRAIVRDPEVFLMDEPLSNLDAKLRSQMRTELQTLQHDLDVTTVYVTHDQTEAMAMGDRIAVMDGGTLQQVGSAEEVYRTPVNEFVADFIGSPSINVFDATVDGARLDGPGAFTYHLSDASPVDGLDSVRVGIRPEDITLVDEGIEMTANVLEPMGNENFLYATLGDQEITARIDPTKRPGTDETVSFSFAESALYLFDPETGASLKTKRDGDVPDQDGAIPNREGATSGTDSGSSADGDQVEEVVE; this is translated from the coding sequence ATGTCAGGAATAACACTCGATACGGTACGAAAGGAGTTCGGCGACAGCGAGGGGAAAATCGTCGCGGTCGAAGACGTCGATCTGGAGATCCAAGACGGCGAGTTCCTCGTTCTGGTCGGCCCCTCGGGCTGTGGGAAGACGACCACGCTCCGCTGCATCGCCGGGTTGGAAGACGTCACGAGCGGTACGATCACGTTCGGCGATCGCGACGTGACGGACCTCCGCGCCCGCGACCGCGACGTAGCGATGGTGTTCCAGAACTACGCGCTCTACCCGCACATGAACGTCCGAAAGAACATCGGATTCGGGCTGAAGCTCTCGACGCAGCAGACCGCGGCGGCGATCGACGAGCAGGTCGAAGACGTCGCCGAGATGCTGGGCATCGAGGACCTGCTCAGTCAGAAGCCGAAGGAGCTCTCCGGCGGCCAGCAACAGCGGGTCGCGCTCGGGCGGGCGATCGTCCGCGATCCCGAGGTGTTCCTGATGGACGAACCGCTGTCGAACCTCGACGCGAAGCTCCGCTCGCAGATGCGGACGGAGCTGCAGACGCTGCAGCACGACCTCGACGTGACCACGGTGTACGTGACACACGACCAGACCGAAGCGATGGCGATGGGCGACAGAATCGCCGTGATGGACGGCGGGACGCTCCAGCAGGTCGGCAGCGCCGAAGAGGTGTACCGCACGCCCGTCAACGAGTTCGTCGCCGACTTCATCGGATCGCCGAGCATCAACGTCTTCGACGCGACGGTCGACGGCGCGCGACTCGACGGCCCCGGTGCGTTCACGTATCACCTCTCGGACGCCTCCCCCGTGGACGGTCTCGACAGCGTCCGCGTCGGGATCCGCCCCGAGGACATCACCCTCGTCGACGAGGGCATCGAGATGACGGCGAACGTCCTCGAACCGATGGGCAACGAGAACTTCCTGTACGCTACACTCGGCGACCAGGAGATCACGGCTCGGATCGACCCGACGAAGCGCCCCGGGACCGACGAGACGGTGTCGTTCTCCTTCGCGGAGTCCGCGCTGTACCTCTTTGACCCCGAGACGGGCGCGTCGCTCAAGACGAAGCGCGACGGCGATGTCCCGGACCAAGACGGAGCGATTCCGAACCGCGAGGGCGCGACGTCCGGGACGGACTCGGGATCGAGCGCCGACGGCGACCAGGTCGAGGAGGTGGTCGAGTAA
- the dgoD gene encoding galactonate dehydratase has protein sequence MRIVDYDLYQVPPRWLFLRIETSDGRVGWGEPVVEGRARTVEAAVEELLDTYLLGEDPTPIEDHWQTMYRGGFYRGGPVLMSAIAGIDQALWDLKGKQFGAPIYELLGGRARNRVRVYQWVGGDRPEGVAQAAQEKVDEGFSALKMNATAELRRIDNPGAVDAARERLATVRETVGPEVDIGVDFHGRVSKSMAKRLAKALEPYDPMFIEEPVLPEHNDCLPELAEHTTTPIATGERMYSRWDFKEVFEDGAVDVIQPDLSHAGGITEVKKIVGMAEAYDVAMAPHCPLGPIALASCVQVDACSPNVLIQEQSLDIHYNEGSDVLDYLADPSVFEYRDGYVELPTDPGLGIEIDERRVREVTDEVDWHNPVWRHEDGSVAEW, from the coding sequence ATGCGGATCGTCGACTACGACCTCTATCAGGTGCCCCCGCGCTGGCTGTTCCTCCGGATCGAAACGAGCGACGGCCGCGTCGGCTGGGGCGAGCCCGTCGTCGAGGGGCGCGCCCGAACGGTCGAAGCCGCCGTCGAGGAACTGCTCGACACCTACCTCCTCGGCGAAGACCCGACGCCGATCGAGGACCACTGGCAGACGATGTACCGCGGCGGGTTCTACCGCGGCGGGCCGGTCCTGATGTCGGCCATCGCCGGCATCGATCAGGCGCTGTGGGACCTCAAGGGGAAGCAGTTCGGCGCGCCGATCTACGAACTGCTCGGCGGACGGGCGCGGAACCGCGTCCGCGTCTATCAGTGGGTCGGCGGCGACCGCCCCGAGGGCGTCGCCCAGGCCGCCCAGGAGAAGGTCGACGAGGGGTTCAGCGCCCTGAAGATGAACGCGACGGCCGAACTCCGGCGGATCGACAACCCGGGCGCGGTCGACGCCGCGCGCGAGCGCCTCGCGACGGTCAGAGAGACCGTGGGCCCGGAGGTCGACATCGGCGTCGACTTCCACGGTCGCGTCTCGAAGTCGATGGCCAAACGCCTCGCGAAGGCGCTGGAACCGTACGACCCGATGTTCATCGAGGAGCCCGTGTTGCCCGAACACAACGACTGCCTCCCGGAACTGGCGGAACACACCACGACGCCCATCGCGACGGGCGAGCGGATGTACTCCCGCTGGGACTTCAAGGAGGTCTTCGAGGACGGCGCGGTCGACGTCATTCAGCCGGACCTCTCTCACGCCGGCGGCATCACGGAGGTCAAGAAGATCGTCGGGATGGCCGAGGCCTACGACGTCGCGATGGCCCCGCACTGCCCGCTCGGGCCGATCGCGCTGGCGTCGTGCGTGCAGGTCGACGCCTGTTCGCCGAACGTTCTCATCCAGGAGCAGAGCCTCGACATCCACTACAACGAGGGGAGCGACGTCCTCGACTACCTCGCTGACCCCTCGGTCTTCGAGTACCGCGACGGGTACGTCGAACTGCCGACCGATCCCGGACTGGGGATCGAGATCGACGAGCGGCGCGTCCGCGAAGTCACCGACGAGGTCGACTGGCACAACCCCGTCTGGCGACACGAGGACGGCAGCGTCGCGGAGTGGTGA
- a CDS encoding carbohydrate ABC transporter permease, with the protein MREETRREAVWQFLTYGFILLGAVVTLVPLYWIFVASTLKESEFLSSTDPTLIPGDSFLGNFGALQARENVQFVGHVGEMTQYIELGPIYIAYDFWNLWNMGAIESSIFVAGVYTILSLLLCSMAGFAFAKYEFRFKKPIFYAILATLILPIQLLVIPLFLLMSQIGLTNSYWAIILPWLANPLGIFLMRQNMRSIPDALLESARMDGATEFQLYYKIALPTMKSSLAALSIILFLFQWNLFLFPLVILDQGKYTIPVAINQLVGAQRVYYDQIMVAATLSIIPIFVLFLFLQKQFVSGILAGSVKE; encoded by the coding sequence ATGCGTGAGGAAACCCGGCGGGAGGCCGTCTGGCAGTTCCTCACCTACGGCTTCATCCTACTCGGCGCCGTGGTGACGCTCGTCCCGCTGTACTGGATCTTCGTCGCCTCGACGCTCAAGGAATCGGAGTTCCTCTCGTCGACGGATCCGACGCTGATCCCGGGCGACAGCTTCCTCGGTAACTTCGGGGCGCTGCAGGCCCGCGAGAACGTCCAGTTCGTCGGGCACGTCGGCGAGATGACGCAGTACATCGAACTCGGCCCAATCTACATCGCCTACGACTTCTGGAACCTCTGGAACATGGGCGCGATCGAGAGCAGCATCTTCGTCGCCGGCGTGTACACGATCCTGTCGCTGCTGCTGTGCTCGATGGCCGGCTTCGCCTTCGCGAAGTACGAGTTCCGGTTCAAGAAACCGATCTTCTACGCCATCCTGGCGACGCTGATTCTCCCGATTCAACTGCTCGTCATTCCGCTGTTCCTACTGATGAGTCAGATCGGGCTGACCAACAGCTACTGGGCGATCATCCTCCCGTGGCTGGCGAACCCGCTCGGGATCTTCCTGATGCGACAGAATATGCGCTCGATCCCCGACGCGCTCTTGGAGTCCGCGCGGATGGACGGTGCGACGGAGTTCCAACTGTACTACAAGATCGCGCTGCCGACGATGAAGTCGTCGCTGGCGGCCCTCTCGATCATCCTCTTTCTGTTCCAGTGGAACCTCTTTCTGTTCCCGCTGGTCATCCTCGATCAGGGCAAGTACACGATCCCCGTCGCGATCAACCAGCTCGTCGGCGCACAGCGCGTCTACTACGACCAGATTATGGTCGCCGCAACGCTTTCGATCATCCCGATCTTCGTGCTGTTCCTGTTCTTGCAGAAACAGTTCGTCAGCGGGATCCTCGCGGGCTCTGTCAAGGAGTAA
- a CDS encoding beta-galactosidase: MTDDIDTDDGTNRAPATAAATPRIGVCYFPEHWPRERWETDVRQMAEVGIDVVRMAEFSWGRLEPERGEFDFEWLDTAISLLSDAGIDVVLCTPTATPPKWLVDEHPEILQVEPDGTTREFGSRRHYCFNSDVYREESARIAREMAERYADVDAVVGWQTDNEYGCHETVRCYCEDCAGAFREWCRERYGDVESLNETWGTTFWSQQHGSFAELDPPRHTAAEHHPSRLLEYARFANESVVEYNRLQADILRDANDEWFVTHNFMGHFDTLDSFSVGDALDFATWDSYPTGFAQDRNTEAVTEDRLRAGDPDQVSLNHDLYRGPNGFWVMEQQPGDVNWPPRCPQPGEGAMRLWAHQAVAHGANVVSYFRWRRCRQGQEQYHAGLRKHDGSPDRGYADAARAAAEFEELGELDGVDAPVALCFSYEDLWALAEQPHAPEFDYWGLVGAFYRALRARGLSVDVIDVSPGADIELDGYDAVVAPTLHLAEESLASRFEAYVADGGHLLVGPRTGYKRPGNQLQPDLAPGPFADLVGGRVDQHESLPESVETRLTYRGETYDFRTWAEWLDPDDATAVGAYTAGVAADRSAVLDHSFGDGTVTYCGVWPEADLADALVVDLLERAAVPHAERFPATVRVTERDDYVWVLNFGGDPVAVDAPEDAKWRVGEASIPGFGVGVVDAELPDVSIR; encoded by the coding sequence ATGACTGACGACATCGACACCGACGACGGAACGAATCGCGCGCCCGCTACAGCCGCGGCGACCCCGCGGATCGGGGTCTGTTACTTCCCCGAACACTGGCCGCGCGAGCGCTGGGAGACCGACGTCCGGCAGATGGCCGAGGTGGGCATCGACGTGGTCCGGATGGCCGAGTTCTCGTGGGGTCGGCTCGAACCCGAGCGCGGCGAGTTCGACTTCGAGTGGCTCGACACCGCGATTTCGCTGCTCTCTGACGCCGGCATCGACGTGGTACTCTGCACGCCGACGGCGACGCCGCCGAAGTGGCTGGTCGACGAACACCCCGAGATCCTCCAGGTCGAACCCGACGGGACGACCCGCGAGTTCGGAAGCCGCCGTCACTACTGCTTCAACTCCGACGTCTACCGCGAGGAGTCGGCGCGAATCGCCCGGGAGATGGCCGAGCGCTACGCCGACGTCGACGCGGTGGTCGGCTGGCAGACCGACAACGAGTACGGCTGTCACGAGACCGTCCGCTGCTACTGCGAGGACTGCGCGGGGGCGTTCCGCGAGTGGTGCCGCGAGCGGTACGGGGACGTCGAGTCGCTCAACGAGACGTGGGGGACGACGTTCTGGAGCCAGCAGCACGGCTCCTTTGCGGAACTCGACCCGCCGCGGCACACCGCCGCCGAGCACCACCCCTCGCGCCTGCTGGAGTACGCCCGCTTCGCGAACGAGAGCGTCGTCGAGTACAACCGACTGCAGGCCGACATCCTGCGCGACGCGAACGACGAGTGGTTCGTGACGCACAACTTTATGGGCCACTTCGACACGCTCGATTCCTTCAGCGTCGGCGACGCGCTCGACTTCGCCACCTGGGACTCCTATCCGACCGGCTTCGCGCAGGACCGGAACACCGAGGCGGTGACCGAGGACAGACTCCGAGCCGGCGATCCGGACCAGGTGAGCCTCAATCACGACCTCTACCGCGGCCCGAACGGTTTCTGGGTGATGGAGCAACAGCCCGGCGACGTCAACTGGCCGCCGCGCTGTCCGCAGCCCGGCGAGGGCGCGATGCGGCTGTGGGCGCACCAGGCCGTCGCCCACGGCGCGAACGTCGTCTCCTACTTCCGGTGGCGTCGCTGCCGGCAGGGGCAGGAGCAGTACCACGCGGGCCTGCGGAAGCACGACGGCTCGCCCGACCGCGGGTACGCGGACGCCGCCCGCGCGGCCGCGGAGTTCGAGGAACTCGGCGAACTCGACGGCGTCGACGCGCCCGTGGCGCTGTGTTTCTCCTACGAGGACCTGTGGGCGCTCGCAGAACAGCCGCACGCCCCCGAATTCGACTACTGGGGGCTCGTCGGCGCCTTCTACCGGGCGCTCCGCGCCCGCGGACTGTCGGTCGACGTGATCGACGTCTCGCCCGGTGCCGACATAGAGCTCGACGGCTACGACGCCGTCGTCGCGCCGACGCTCCACCTCGCCGAGGAGTCGCTCGCGAGTCGCTTCGAGGCGTACGTCGCCGACGGCGGTCACCTGCTCGTCGGTCCGCGAACCGGGTACAAGCGGCCTGGGAACCAACTACAGCCGGACCTCGCGCCCGGTCCGTTCGCGGACCTCGTCGGGGGGCGCGTCGACCAGCACGAGAGCCTCCCCGAGTCGGTTGAGACCCGCCTCACCTACCGCGGCGAGACGTACGACTTCCGGACCTGGGCCGAGTGGCTCGACCCCGACGACGCGACGGCGGTGGGGGCGTACACCGCCGGCGTCGCGGCCGACCGGTCCGCCGTTCTCGACCACTCCTTCGGTGACGGTACAGTCACGTACTGCGGCGTCTGGCCCGAGGCGGACCTCGCCGACGCGCTCGTCGTCGACCTCCTCGAACGGGCGGCCGTCCCCCACGCCGAGCGGTTCCCCGCCACCGTCCGCGTCACCGAACGCGACGACTACGTGTGGGTTCTCAACTTCGGCGGCGACCCCGTCGCGGTCGACGCGCCGGAGGACGCGAAATGGCGGGTCGGCGAGGCCTCCATCCCCGGGTTCGGCGTCGGCGTCGTCGACGCAGAATTGCCCGACGTGTCGATTCGATAG
- a CDS encoding SDR family NAD(P)-dependent oxidoreductase, which produces MERFADSVAVVTGSTRGIGAGVAKRLAREGASLVVTGRTREAGEATVADIEDEGGEAVFVRADMRDPDDIAALFEATVDAYDGLDVLVNNAGVETNTGVAEATMEDWEFVVETDFRAFWLCAKEAAARMDEGAIVNTSSNHAFLTMPEMFPYNAVKSGINGMTRAMALDLGPRIRVNTVNPGWVAIERTLAEMSEAERRETESIHPVGRLGKPEDIAAAVAFLASDEAGFVTGANLLVDGGRSAVMQDGTLPDYRARRQTDSGVGSGPEESE; this is translated from the coding sequence ATGGAGCGATTCGCCGACAGCGTGGCCGTCGTCACCGGATCCACGCGCGGCATCGGCGCGGGAGTCGCGAAGCGACTCGCCCGCGAGGGCGCGAGCCTCGTCGTCACGGGACGCACCCGCGAGGCCGGCGAGGCGACCGTCGCCGACATCGAAGACGAGGGCGGCGAGGCCGTCTTCGTCCGCGCGGACATGCGGGACCCGGACGACATCGCCGCCCTGTTCGAGGCGACCGTCGACGCCTACGACGGCCTCGACGTGCTCGTGAACAACGCCGGCGTCGAGACGAACACCGGCGTCGCGGAGGCGACGATGGAGGACTGGGAGTTCGTCGTCGAGACGGACTTCCGGGCCTTCTGGCTCTGCGCGAAGGAGGCCGCGGCGCGGATGGACGAGGGCGCGATCGTCAACACCTCCTCGAACCACGCGTTCCTGACGATGCCGGAGATGTTCCCGTACAACGCCGTCAAGTCGGGCATCAACGGGATGACGCGGGCGATGGCGCTGGATTTAGGTCCACGAATCCGAGTCAACACGGTCAATCCGGGTTGGGTCGCCATCGAGCGCACGCTCGCGGAGATGAGCGAGGCCGAGCGCCGCGAGACCGAGTCGATCCACCCGGTCGGCCGTCTCGGGAAACCGGAAGACATCGCCGCGGCGGTCGCCTTCCTCGCGAGCGACGAGGCCGGGTTCGTCACGGGCGCGAACCTCCTCGTCGACGGCGGCCGCTCGGCCGTGATGCAGGACGGGACGCTCCCGGACTACCGGGCGCGGCGGCAGACTGACTCAGGCGTTGGAAGCGGGCCGGAGGAGTCGGAGTGA
- a CDS encoding glycoside hydrolase family 36 protein — translation MTRVATDATVVEHDDETDRLGVETVDEEGSTALFSGRVGVRLAGGADASDALDVDVSLSAVGAGFDDRDHGAVDVTVTIENCSTDPIRLQAIDVLDGTTPFGPADRAFVHGYQSWTPTATLRLDESFPDEKQADRPQMVDLAAPGDATTSHAVTALAGAPGELTLGFLEHDASLTRFDLRTDTASGETAITAICPLDGVELAPGDRRESATLRIDAGRPVSDALTDLADAVGDRMDARVPESVPTGWCSWYHYFTDVTADDVRENAADLDDWGVDIDHVQIDDGYETAFGDWRTLAAGFESMADLRADVEAAGYEPGLWLAPFYVQADSRLAGEHPEWLVTEDGEPVDAGARHGPMYALDATHPEVAAWLTETFETVVEEWGFEYLKLDFLYAAALPGDRYADVTRAEAYRRGLETVRDAVGDAFVLGCGAPGFPSVGLVDAMRVGPDTAPYWRREGDSASQPAHENAVRNVLNRQFCHRRLWANDPDCQLVRETTELTAAERESFAALVALTGGSNFLSDAVSEIDEGGRRLFERSLPPVADGRVDDFGEREFPERVVCERAADGAAAVAAFNWEDEARRVRVDPAAYVDIDGAGDGLAWEALAPDDGSRRLHAGPVEREVDPHGCLLVHCAPAPTESRPTLVGAAHLANGASQVTAANWADGTLSVMLDADEPMTLYASTPGTWRTDEPSADDRTLRLTASPGANEFEFRR, via the coding sequence GTGACGCGAGTCGCCACCGACGCGACGGTCGTCGAGCACGACGACGAAACCGATCGGCTCGGGGTCGAAACCGTCGACGAGGAGGGATCGACCGCGCTCTTTTCGGGGCGTGTCGGCGTCCGTCTCGCAGGCGGAGCGGACGCGAGCGACGCTCTCGACGTCGACGTGTCGCTCTCGGCTGTCGGTGCCGGATTCGACGACAGAGACCACGGCGCCGTAGACGTAACCGTTACCATCGAGAACTGCTCGACGGACCCGATTCGACTCCAGGCGATCGACGTCCTCGACGGGACGACGCCGTTCGGCCCAGCCGACCGGGCGTTCGTCCACGGCTATCAGTCGTGGACGCCGACCGCGACGCTGCGCCTCGACGAGTCCTTCCCCGACGAGAAGCAGGCTGACAGACCCCAGATGGTCGATCTCGCCGCGCCGGGCGACGCGACGACGAGCCACGCCGTCACGGCGCTGGCGGGTGCCCCCGGCGAATTGACGCTCGGCTTCTTGGAACACGACGCCTCCCTGACGCGGTTCGATCTGCGGACCGACACCGCGTCCGGAGAGACAGCAATCACCGCGATATGCCCGCTCGACGGCGTCGAACTCGCGCCGGGCGACCGCCGCGAGAGCGCGACGCTCCGAATCGATGCGGGGCGACCGGTCTCGGACGCCTTGACCGACCTCGCCGACGCCGTCGGCGACCGGATGGACGCGCGTGTCCCCGAGTCGGTTCCGACCGGGTGGTGCTCGTGGTACCACTACTTCACGGACGTCACCGCCGACGACGTGCGCGAAAACGCGGCCGACCTCGACGACTGGGGCGTCGACATCGACCACGTGCAGATCGACGACGGCTACGAGACGGCGTTCGGCGACTGGCGCACGCTCGCGGCGGGGTTCGAGTCGATGGCGGACCTGCGCGCGGACGTCGAGGCCGCGGGCTACGAGCCGGGTCTCTGGCTCGCGCCGTTCTACGTCCAGGCCGACTCCCGCCTCGCCGGCGAGCACCCCGAGTGGCTCGTCACCGAGGACGGTGAGCCGGTGGACGCCGGCGCACGCCACGGGCCGATGTACGCGCTCGACGCGACGCACCCCGAGGTCGCCGCCTGGCTCACCGAGACGTTCGAGACCGTCGTCGAGGAGTGGGGCTTCGAGTACCTCAAACTCGACTTCCTCTACGCCGCGGCGCTGCCCGGCGACCGCTACGCCGACGTGACGCGCGCGGAGGCGTATCGGCGGGGGCTCGAAACGGTCCGGGACGCCGTCGGCGACGCGTTCGTCCTCGGTTGCGGCGCGCCCGGCTTCCCGAGCGTCGGCCTCGTCGACGCGATGCGCGTCGGGCCCGACACCGCGCCGTACTGGCGGCGCGAGGGCGACAGCGCCAGCCAGCCGGCGCACGAGAACGCCGTCCGGAACGTCCTCAACCGGCAGTTCTGCCACCGGCGGCTCTGGGCGAACGACCCCGACTGCCAACTCGTCCGCGAGACGACCGAGCTCACCGCCGCCGAACGTGAATCCTTCGCGGCGCTGGTCGCGCTCACGGGCGGCTCGAACTTTCTCAGCGACGCCGTGAGCGAGATCGACGAGGGAGGCCGACGGCTGTTCGAACGCTCACTGCCGCCCGTCGCGGACGGCCGAGTCGACGACTTCGGAGAGCGTGAGTTCCCCGAACGAGTCGTCTGCGAGCGCGCCGCCGACGGGGCGGCCGCCGTCGCGGCATTCAACTGGGAAGACGAGGCGCGTCGGGTGCGCGTCGATCCCGCCGCGTACGTCGATATCGACGGTGCTGGCGACGGGCTGGCGTGGGAGGCGCTCGCGCCCGACGACGGCTCGCGGCGGCTCCACGCCGGGCCGGTCGAGCGCGAGGTCGACCCGCACGGCTGCCTCCTGGTCCACTGCGCGCCCGCGCCGACCGAGTCCCGGCCGACGCTCGTCGGCGCGGCCCACCTCGCGAACGGGGCGTCGCAGGTGACCGCCGCGAACTGGGCCGACGGAACGCTCTCGGTGATGCTCGACGCCGACGAACCGATGACGCTCTACGCCTCGACCCCCGGCACGTGGCGGACTGACGAGCCGTCCGCGGACGACCGCACCCTGCGACTGACGGCGTCGCCGGGAGCCAACGAATTCGAGTTTCGACGCTGA
- a CDS encoding carbohydrate ABC transporter permease, whose translation MATHDSLSGPDPSLRDRLRFARQAVGERLPTPGEGIVGYVFLLPAFLLFGVFLAFPIVYTFYLSFFRFEGVGGETLLWIDTGFFSYRLTSIADLQFVGLENYVRMFTDTLFHQAMFNTTFILLVQVPLMVALALLFAVALDASFVKLRGVFRTVLALPVSANLVAYSTVFLLMMQDAGLVNYVLTSLGLPAIPWLTSSFWSRMTIVGAVTWRWTGYNMIILLAGLQNIPQQLYEAAEIDGANRIEKFRYVTIPQLRPVLLFVFVTSTIGTFKLFSEPVIINGGGAPLDSTITIVQYIYQTAFIDFRLGYASALTYVLIAIVSVFSAVQLNVGGESDA comes from the coding sequence ATGGCCACTCACGACTCTCTCTCGGGACCGGATCCGTCGCTCCGGGACCGCCTGCGCTTCGCGCGACAGGCGGTCGGCGAGCGGCTGCCGACACCCGGGGAGGGCATCGTCGGCTACGTGTTCCTGCTGCCGGCGTTTCTCCTCTTCGGCGTGTTCCTGGCGTTCCCGATCGTCTACACGTTCTACCTCTCGTTCTTCAGATTCGAGGGGGTCGGCGGCGAGACGTTACTGTGGATCGACACCGGCTTTTTCAGTTACCGACTGACGAGTATCGCGGACCTGCAGTTCGTCGGTCTCGAAAACTACGTTCGGATGTTCACGGACACGCTGTTCCACCAGGCGATGTTCAACACGACGTTTATCCTCCTGGTGCAGGTGCCGCTGATGGTGGCGCTCGCGCTGCTTTTCGCCGTCGCGCTCGACGCGTCGTTCGTGAAGCTTCGCGGCGTCTTCCGGACCGTCCTCGCGCTCCCCGTCTCCGCGAACCTCGTCGCCTACTCGACGGTGTTTCTCCTGATGATGCAGGACGCCGGGCTGGTCAACTACGTGTTGACCTCGCTGGGACTGCCCGCGATCCCCTGGCTGACCAGTTCGTTCTGGTCGCGGATGACCATCGTCGGGGCCGTCACCTGGCGGTGGACGGGCTACAATATGATCATCCTGCTCGCGGGGCTTCAGAACATTCCCCAGCAGCTCTACGAGGCAGCCGAGATCGACGGGGCGAACCGGATCGAGAAGTTCCGATACGTCACGATACCGCAGCTCCGACCCGTGCTGCTGTTCGTGTTCGTCACCTCGACGATCGGGACGTTCAAACTGTTCAGCGAGCCCGTCATCATCAACGGCGGCGGCGCGCCGCTGGACTCGACGATCACCATCGTGCAGTACATCTACCAGACGGCCTTCATCGACTTCCGGCTCGGGTACGCGAGCGCGCTCACGTACGTCCTCATCGCCATCGTGAGCGTCTTTTCGGCCGTTCAGCTCAACGTCGGGGGTGAGAGCGATGCGTGA
- a CDS encoding extracellular solute-binding protein: MLYVSFGMTNNDGRSVGRRTVLKGAGIAGLAGLAGCVGTGDPEPTETTQSGGGSTDSGGSTSTSTPQSQLAGSAEVWGWDVAARAMDLIDDPYEEANGGDVSINQIGRSDLKDRFKSRLLSGTGAPAASMMESVDAASWVDTGGLRDISGWLEDSGIKGDFVEGKWGPLEKDGGTYALPWDIGPVVTFYRRDVLDEYDIDVSSVETWDQYIEEGQKLPDDQYLLNLPSNDYDGLWRMMYRQIGGQPFTANGAVNIASDKSLQVARILKEIRDSGIANDLASWSSGWFTAFGDGTTASLTAGAWMEGTLKAELGDTSGQWGVFKPPAVESGGPRATNWGGSNLTIPAQISDEKAKRAWDFMSYALGREESQLTMYREYGLFPALETTYDSEAYDQPNEFLGGQEAGRIYAEIAPNIEPYRYTVDTPEVTQAINTHFRDMMAGDKTPKEAVDAAAQQVVDRTDRDLA, translated from the coding sequence ATGTTGTACGTGAGCTTCGGTATGACAAATAATGATGGACGCTCGGTCGGACGGCGAACGGTTCTCAAAGGTGCTGGAATCGCGGGTCTCGCGGGACTGGCAGGGTGTGTCGGCACGGGTGACCCCGAGCCGACGGAGACGACGCAGTCGGGCGGTGGCAGTACCGACTCCGGCGGTTCGACGTCGACGTCGACGCCGCAGTCGCAGCTCGCGGGATCGGCGGAAGTGTGGGGCTGGGACGTGGCGGCGCGGGCGATGGACCTCATCGACGACCCCTACGAGGAGGCCAACGGCGGCGACGTCTCGATCAACCAGATCGGCCGCTCAGACCTGAAAGACCGGTTCAAATCGCGGCTGCTCTCGGGGACCGGCGCCCCGGCCGCGTCGATGATGGAGAGCGTCGACGCCGCCTCCTGGGTCGACACGGGCGGCCTCCGCGACATCTCCGGGTGGCTGGAAGACTCCGGAATCAAGGGCGACTTCGTCGAGGGCAAGTGGGGACCGCTCGAGAAGGACGGCGGCACGTACGCGCTCCCGTGGGACATCGGCCCCGTGGTGACCTTCTACCGACGCGACGTGCTCGACGAGTACGACATCGACGTCAGCAGCGTCGAGACCTGGGACCAGTACATCGAGGAGGGGCAGAAACTCCCCGACGACCAGTACCTCCTCAACCTCCCCTCGAACGACTACGACGGGCTCTGGCGGATGATGTACCGACAGATCGGCGGCCAGCCGTTCACCGCGAACGGCGCGGTCAACATCGCCTCCGACAAGAGCCTCCAGGTCGCGCGCATCCTGAAGGAGATCCGCGATTCCGGCATCGCGAACGACCTCGCGTCGTGGTCTTCGGGCTGGTTCACCGCGTTCGGCGACGGCACCACCGCGAGCCTCACGGCGGGCGCGTGGATGGAAGGCACCCTGAAGGCCGAACTCGGCGACACGTCCGGCCAGTGGGGCGTCTTCAAGCCGCCGGCAGTCGAGTCCGGCGGACCGCGCGCCACGAACTGGGGCGGTTCGAACCTGACGATCCCGGCGCAGATCTCCGACGAGAAGGCCAAGCGCGCGTGGGACTTTATGTCCTACGCCCTGGGCCGCGAGGAGAGTCAGCTCACGATGTACCGCGAGTACGGGCTGTTCCCGGCGCTGGAGACGACGTACGACTCCGAGGCCTACGACCAGCCCAACGAGTTCCTGGGCGGACAGGAGGCGGGTCGCATTTACGCGGAGATCGCACCGAACATCGAGCCGTACCGGTACACCGTCGACACGCCGGAGGTCACGCAGGCGATCAACACCCACTTCCGCGATATGATGGCCGGCGACAAGACGCCGAAAGAGGCGGTCGACGCGGCCGCACAACAGGTGGTCGATCGAACCGACCGCGATCTGGCCTGA